The nucleotide window GTGAACTTCCGGCGTGGCTCGGTTAAGATCTGTGCGCGGATGTGTACGCAACGGCGGGCGACCTGTGCCCATTGAGTTGGGGTTCGCGAAACTCACGCTAGCAAGCCTTTCGTTCTGGCTTTCGGCCAGAACGAAGGGCTTTCGCTTTTCGCACGGCGGGCGTTAGCCGATTCCGGAGATTTTGCGGTACAGGCGCTCGTAAGCCTCGGCGCTGCGGTCCCAGCTCCAGTCCTGTGCCATTGCGGTCCGAACGACTTGGCGGAAGTCGTCGGGCCGCTGGCGGTACAGGACCAGCGCCCAACGCACCGTCTCGTACAGGGCGTGGGCGGTGTACTCGTTAAAGCTGAAGCCGGTCGCCCGCTGGTCGGCGAGGTTCTCTTCCGTGGCGTTCACGACCGTGTCAGCGAGGCCGCCGGTCGCACGCACCACCGGCGGGGTGCCGTACTTCAGGCTGTACATCTGGTTCAGCCCGCACGGCTCGTACCGGCTCGGCATCAGGAACAGGTCGCTGCCGGCCTCAACCACGTGTGCCAGCGTCTCGTTGAACCCCAAGTAGATTCCCACGCGGTTCGGATTCTTGTCCCGAAGGGCCTGGAGCTGGTCGTGGTAGATCTGATCGCCGTCACCAAGCACGATGATCTGGCAGCCTAGGTCCAGAAACCCTTGCGCGGCGCTGAGCGTGATGTCGATTCCCTTTTGCCCGACGAGCCGCGCGACCATCCCCAGAACGGGTGTGGTCGGCTCTTCGGGCAGGTTGAACCGGCGCTGGAGGTCCGCTTTACACAACGGCTTGTTCTCGAACACGTTCTCGGGCGTGTACCGCGCCGCGATGTGCTTGTCGTGGGCCGGGTTCCAGTGCTCGTAGTCGCACCCGTTCACGATCCCGGACAGCTTCCAGTGGAGGTTCGTGAGCAGCCCTTCCAGGCCGTACCCGAACTCGCCCGTCTGGATCTCGCGGGCGTAGGTGGGGCTGACCGTGTTAACCGCGTCCGCGAACACGATCCCGGACTTGAGGAAGTTGAAGCCGTAGTGCTCGAGTTGGTTCGGGTTGTAGAGCCACCCCGGCAGGCCGGTGTAGTTCATCAGCTCGCGCGGGTAAGACCCCTGGTACGCGATGTTGTGGACCGTGAACGTCGAGCGGATGCGCTGGTAGCCCGGGTTGTTGCGGTACGTCTCCGCGAGGTACGCCGGAATGAGGCCGGTTTGCCAGTCGTTTGCGTGGATCACGTCGGGGGCGAAGCCGATGTGCGGCACCAGTTCCATGACCGCGCGGCAGAAGAACACGAACCGCACACCGTTGTCGCCGTAATCCTGCTTCCCGCCCCAGCCCTGCTCCTGGTACAGCCCGCGCCCGGTCTTCGGGTCGTCGCGCTCGAAGTAGGGTGCGTGCTCGATCAGGAAGACCGGCACCGACGTGTTCGGGAGGAACGAGCGGTACACGCGGCACGCGAGCACCCGGTCCCCCATTGGCACGGGAAGCACGATCCCGGTGCGCTCGATCGGGTGCCCGGACCGCTTCACCGCGTTGTAGAACGGCATCACGACAGAAGCGGTGTTCCCGCGGCGCGCGAGTGCCGCGGGCAGCGCGCCGGCGACATCGGCCAACCCGCCGGTCTTCGCGAACCCGACCACTTCGCTCGCCGCTACCAGTACCCGCAACCCGGCCACAGTGATTCTCCCGCCGGCGCCAATTCGCGACCCTAGAAACTATAGGATCGGTTGCGGGGGGGTGTGGAACAAAGAAGAATGGCCACAATCTGTCGCGGCGGCACTGGCCAGGGGCCGATTTTTGACGGAATCGACAGGATGAGCAGAACGGGACGGCTGGGCGGGCTTTCTTGTTTTTCTGCTCACGCTCAACCGGTCGATCCCGTCAAAACCTCGCGCCGTTGGCACGCGAAGTTATTTCGCGCTACCCGCACGCACTTCAACGCTCCCATCGGTGCCTTGAATCATGATGGTGTGGGCCATCTTCGCGAAGATGCCCGTCCCGACGACGCCGGGGATCGCGAGAATTTGCGCCTCCGTGTCGGCGGGGGCCGTGATGGCGGTGGTGCGGCAGTCGAGGATGTAGTTCCCGTTATCGGTGACGAATGGTTTCCCGTCTTTCATCCGCAGCGCGGACGGGAGACCCAGCGTTTCGAGACGCTTGCGGCACGGGGTCAGTGCGAACGTCACGACTTCAACGGGAAGCTTGCCACGTTCGCCGAGCACCTTGACAACCTTTTCGCCGCCCGCGAGCACAACGAACGTGCGGGCGTAGGCCGCAACGACCTTCTCGCGCACGAGGGCGCCGCCGTAGCCCTTGATGAGGTCGCCGTTCGGGTCGACTTCGTCGGCGCCGTCCACGCACACGTCGATGTACGGCACGTCATCGAAGGTCACGAGGGGGATGCCCAGTTTGGTGGCGAGTTCGGCGGAGACTTCCGAGGTGGGCAACCCGCGGATGCGGAGCCCGGCCTGCACTTTGGCCCCGAGCGCCTGAATGAACGCGGTCGCGGCGCGCCCCGTACCCAGACCGACCACGGTGTCGGGCTGAACGAGTTCGACCGCCTTCGCGGCGATGGCGTCGGTGTCGGGAGTGCCCGCGGACATGTGCTGGCCCTTCGGTGGGAAAAAGGGCATTCTCGCTCGCAACTGCTGCGGCCGCAAGAGGCACCCGATGTAGAGATCGGCCCGAGACCTCCCGATCCTGTTGTTACTCCCGTTCGTCGTTTTTTGGGTTTCGGCGTATGGATCGGGGGCGTGCCGGGATCAGTATGAGGGAACAGCAACGGCCCCCGAGAACTTGATGACCCATGCTACGCCGATTTGCTCGCGTGCTGGCTGCGACCGCTGAGGTTGGGGACTCGGTCCCTGACACCGAACTGCTTCGCCAGTTCGCACAAAACCGAAACGCGGCCGCGTTCGAACTGCTCATGCGCCGCCACGCGGACACCGTCTGGACTCCGTGCCGGCGGCTCCTTCGCTCAGAAGCCGATGCTGAGGACGCCTTTCAGGCCACTTTTCTCATTCTTGCTCGTAAAGCCGGTGCGATTCGCGGGGCGCGTATCGGCGGGTGGCTGCACCGAGTGGCTGTCCACGTCGCCCTGAAGTTGCGCGCGCGAACCGCCCGGGTTCCCGTCCTGGCGTCAGGGCATCTGAATACCGTTCCGGCTCCAGCGGAGCCCGACCCGGAAATCACCGGGATCGTTCAGGAGGAACTGGCACGGCTCCCGGACCGGTACCGACTGCCGGTCGTGCTGTGCGAGTTGGAAGGACGCACCCACGTCGAAGCCGCAGCCGCATTGCGATGCCCGGTCGGGACCATCGCCGGGCGGCTCAGTCGCGCCCGACGCCTGCTGCGCGATCGGCTCATCCAGCGTGGGGTGGCCCCGATCCTGGTGTTGTCAACATCGGCCACACCGGTCGGTATGGTCCGCGCCGCCGTGGCACTCGTAAGCGGTGGAGCGGCCGTTCGCCCCGTCGTGTTAACCCTCACCGAAGGAGTTCTGCACGCCATGAGTACCGCCAAGTGGAAGATGGCCGCGGGTGCGGTCGCGTGTTTGCTCGGACTGGCTGGGGCTGGAATCGCAGCGTTCGGCTCGCTGCCGTCAACTCCAGCACCGCCGGCTCCGATGCCCGTACCCGCGGCCCCGCCCCAAAAAGGCGAGCCCGCTTCGAAGGTCAAAACGAATGCGGAACTGGCTCAGGACGCAAAGGACCGCTTCGCCGAATTCGAGCAACTCCTGACGGTGATCACCGAACTCGAACTGCTCAAACATCGCCGGGAAATCTATGCCGCCGGGCGACCCGGTAAGGAGGACGCGACCGCGCTGACCAAAAAGGTGGCCGACCTGGAGCGAAAGATCCAGGAACTGAGACCGCGGCTGAAATACTACACCGATGATATCGGGCTCAATTCCCCCTCAAGACTCCCGTGGGCCATCAAGGAGATCAAGGAGG belongs to Gemmata obscuriglobus and includes:
- the rpiA gene encoding ribose-5-phosphate isomerase RpiA, yielding MSAGTPDTDAIAAKAVELVQPDTVVGLGTGRAATAFIQALGAKVQAGLRIRGLPTSEVSAELATKLGIPLVTFDDVPYIDVCVDGADEVDPNGDLIKGYGGALVREKVVAAYARTFVVLAGGEKVVKVLGERGKLPVEVVTFALTPCRKRLETLGLPSALRMKDGKPFVTDNGNYILDCRTTAITAPADTEAQILAIPGVVGTGIFAKMAHTIMIQGTDGSVEVRAGSAK
- the glgA gene encoding glycogen synthase GlgA; the encoded protein is MAGLRVLVAASEVVGFAKTGGLADVAGALPAALARRGNTASVVMPFYNAVKRSGHPIERTGIVLPVPMGDRVLACRVYRSFLPNTSVPVFLIEHAPYFERDDPKTGRGLYQEQGWGGKQDYGDNGVRFVFFCRAVMELVPHIGFAPDVIHANDWQTGLIPAYLAETYRNNPGYQRIRSTFTVHNIAYQGSYPRELMNYTGLPGWLYNPNQLEHYGFNFLKSGIVFADAVNTVSPTYAREIQTGEFGYGLEGLLTNLHWKLSGIVNGCDYEHWNPAHDKHIAARYTPENVFENKPLCKADLQRRFNLPEEPTTPVLGMVARLVGQKGIDITLSAAQGFLDLGCQIIVLGDGDQIYHDQLQALRDKNPNRVGIYLGFNETLAHVVEAGSDLFLMPSRYEPCGLNQMYSLKYGTPPVVRATGGLADTVVNATEENLADQRATGFSFNEYTAHALYETVRWALVLYRQRPDDFRQVVRTAMAQDWSWDRSAEAYERLYRKISGIG